In Oncorhynchus tshawytscha isolate Ot180627B linkage group LG06, Otsh_v2.0, whole genome shotgun sequence, the following are encoded in one genomic region:
- the LOC112252819 gene encoding molybdenum cofactor sulfurase-like: protein MPLQEATEKESLNFNQLCTFESFEEVWSHYGYKSGFKDVIEREFSRTKGITYLDHAGTTLYPESLVREFYQDISRNVYGNPHSHNPSSRLTHDTVEHVRYRILQHFNTTPDKYSVIFTSGCTAALKLVAESFPWRPPTATEPASQFCYLTDNHTSVVGIRGVTSALGVVSLPVSPKEIEARARDVAQSECSSCQTPHLFCYPAQSNFSGRKYSLGYVRGIQARKLYPACDSQGRWFVLLDAASFASCSPLDLQEHPADFVPLSFYKMFGFPTGLGALLVRNDTAALLRKAYFGGGTAAAYLAGENYYVPTPNMANRFEDGTVSFLDVIALNHSFDALHKLTGGMDKVQLHTFGLARYTYMLLSSLCHGNGQPVAQIYSDSEFENPSMQGAILNFNLTDCHGQIVGYSQVDKLASLFNIHVRTGCFCNTGACQLFLGTTNQDVKSNLQAGHVCGDDVDLVDGRPTGSVRVSFGYMSTFQDCQNFLNFVVECFVEKPVEVDQVKLDRLKSNTSSKGSSPCLLTMLTNGKPKHIDNGEHAATEPVVNEYGGKAITKEAKSLGKAQYLTNIYIYPIKSCAAFEVTDWPVCPLGLLHDRGWMVVNGNGVCLNQKREPRLCLIHPQIYLPSNTLLLQASGMDTISVPLENYNEPHQSHGVCQSKLCGDRVQTVDCGDEAASWLSEFLGQPCRLIRQSPDFIRNMKKGHEKGVSSTALSLVNEAQYLMINHASVDLLQRHITSRQESSDHQPLDIYELVSRFRANLVISGLEPFEEDDWSHLIIGNTHFQVAGRCGRCQMIGVDQNTGAKTKEPLLSLSAYRKGKVTFGVYLVHQSLDGSNATLSVGTPVMSQWSG from the exons ATGCCGCTGCAAGAGGCCACGGAGAAGGAATCGTTGAATTTTAATCAACTGTGCACGTTTGAGAGCTTCGAGGAAGTTTGGAGTCATTACGGTTATAAAAGTGGCTTCAAAGACGTAATAGAACGGGAGTTCTCAAGGACTAAAG GCATTACATACCTGGATCATGCTGGAACAACGCTATACCCTGAGTCACTGGTGAGAGAATTCTATCAGGATATCTCCAGGAATGTATATG GCAACCCTCACAGCCATAACCCCAGCAGTAGACTGACGCATGACACAGTAGAGCATGTCAGATACAG GATATTGCAGCATTTTAACACCACTCCTGACAAATACTCTGTGATTTTCACCTCTGGCTGTACGGCAGCTCTCAAATTAGTCGCTGAGAGCTTTCCCTGGAGGCCTCCCACTGCTAcggagccagccagtcagttctGCTATCTGACTGATAACCATACCTCGGTGGTCGGCATCAGAGGAGTTACTTCAGCACTGGGAGTGGTTTCTCTACCTGTCTCCCCCAAGGAGATAGAGGCCAGAGCCAGAGATGTAGCCCAGAGTGAATGCAGCAGTTGCCAGACACCACACCTCTTCTGTTATCCAGCACAGAGCAATTTCTCTGGCAGAAAGTACTCCCTGGGGTACGTGAGGGGCATCCAGGCGAGGAAGCTCTACCCAGCGTGTGACAGCCAGGGCCGGTGGTTTGTCCTGCTGGATGCTGCCTCTTTTGCTAGCTGCTCTCCGCTAGATTTGCAGGAGCACCCAGCAGACTTTGTTCCCTTATCCTTCTATAAGATGTTTGGCTTCCCCACAGGTTTAGGGGCTCTTCTGGTCCGGAATGACACAGCTGCCCTCCTAAGAAAAGCATACTTTGGTGGGGGGACAGCAGCGGCCTACCTAGCGGGGGAGAACTATTACGTGCCAACGCCAAATATGGCTAACCG GTTTGAAGATGGCACCGTCTCTTTCCTGGACGTCATTGCTCTAAATCATAGTTTTGATGCTCTACACAAACTCACAG GAGGCATGGACAAGGTCCAGCTGCATACATTTGGTTTAGCACGCTATACTTACATGTTGCTGTCTAGCCTTTGCCATGGCAACGGACAACCAGTTGCTCAGATATACTCCGACAGCGAGTTTGAGAACCCGAGCATGCAGGGAGCCATCCTCAACTTCAACTTGACGGACTGTCACGGACAAATAGTTGGATACTCTCAG GTGGACAAGCTGGCTAGTCTTTTCAATATCCATGTGCGGACAGGTTGCTTCTGCAACACCGGTGCCTGTCAGCTCTTCCTTGGCACCACCAATCAAGACGTGAAGAGCAACCTACAG GCGGGTCATGTCTGTGGAGACGACGTAGACCTGGTTGATGGTCGTCCAACAGGATCTGTGCGCGTATCCTTCGGCTACATGTCAACCTTCCAGGACTGCCAAAACTTCTTGAACTTCGTCGTGGAGTGCTTTGTGGAGAAACCAGTCGAAGTGGACCAAGTGAAACTAGACAGACTGAAATCGAACACCTCTTCTAAAGGTTCCAGTCCGTGTCTGCTTACTATGCTTACCAATGGGAAACCTAAACACATAGACAATGGAGAGCATGCCGCTACAGAACCAGTTGTGAACGAATATGGAGGCAAGGCCATCACCAAGGAAGCAAAGAGCCTAGGGAAGGCCCAGTATCTGACTAATATCTACATATATCCAATCAAATCCTGTGCAGCGTTTGAG GTGACTGACTGGCCAGTGTGCCCTCTGGGACTGCTCCATGACCGGGGCTGGATGGTGGTGAATGGTAATGGAGTGTGTCTGAACCAAAAGAGAGAACCACGCTTATGCCTCATTCATCCGCAGATCTACCTGCCCTCGAACACACTGCTCCTGCAGGCCTCAG GAATGGACACAATTTCTGTCCCTTTGGAAAACTACAATGAGCCACACCAGAGTCATGGTGTGTGTCAAAGCAAGTTGTGTGGTGACAG GGTGCAAACAGTAGATTGTGGCGATGAAGCTGCATCATGGCTCTCAGAGTTCCTTGGACAGCCTTGTCGTCTGATAAGGCAAAGTCCTGATTTCATTCGCAACATGAAAAAGGGCCATGAAAAAG GGGTCTCGTCCACTGCCCTCTCCTTGGTGAATGAAGCCCAGTACTTAATGATCAACCATGCCAGTGTTGATTTGCTTCAGAGACACATCACTAGCAG ACAGGAATCCTCTGACCATCAGCCTCTTGACATCTATGAGCTTGTTAGTCGGTTTCGTGCCAATTTAGTCATCTCTGGATTGGAGCCATTTGAGGAAGATGATTGGTCACACTTGATTATTGGAAACACCCATTTCCAG GTGGCAGGTCGGTGTGGCAGATGCCAGATGATTGGGGTTGATCAGAACACAggagccaagaccaaagagcctcttctgtctctctctgcctatcgCAAGGGGAAG